From the genome of Hymenobacter cellulosilyticus, one region includes:
- a CDS encoding PAS domain-containing sensor histidine kinase, translating to MATDSLSPTPGSSTRGPDQEGLEQQNSRLQKEQAENQAQRETDQHYQRSQDRFRTVFENSPLGQKIIDPNLKILQANQALATMLGLGNADQVVGRRILEFSHPDHLADWTKLQQRLWAHKEPSFVLETCLVRPDGSTFWCRVTSVLFPDDGGELGYTTLEDITERKQLEAGHKRLYDAQETILQLAAHDLKSPLYNIEMVVDILRDNPSVRGIAPPSAQQDVQELLTLIEAACKKANTLLKDVLFLGQLESTRSERHRTNLGTFLEESLVVFRVTAREKKIDLILECPPEPVYADIHAEKFGRILDNLLSNAFKFTPAGGKIRVTLRQHEGRTRLTVHDTGLGIPQHLQPHVFEKFTSASRPGLYGDTTTGLGLFITKQIVELHEGQIWLESKENEGTTFFIDLA from the coding sequence ATGGCTACAGATTCTTTATCCCCTACTCCCGGCAGTAGCACTCGCGGCCCGGATCAGGAAGGCCTGGAACAGCAAAATAGCCGGCTACAGAAAGAGCAAGCCGAAAATCAGGCTCAACGGGAAACCGACCAGCACTATCAGCGCAGCCAGGACCGGTTTCGGACGGTGTTCGAGAATTCGCCTCTGGGCCAGAAAATCATTGACCCGAACCTGAAGATTCTGCAAGCCAACCAGGCCCTGGCCACCATGCTCGGGTTGGGAAACGCCGACCAGGTGGTGGGCCGGCGCATTCTGGAGTTTTCCCACCCCGACCACCTGGCCGACTGGACCAAGCTGCAGCAGCGGCTGTGGGCGCACAAGGAGCCCAGCTTTGTGCTCGAAACCTGCCTGGTGCGGCCCGACGGCTCCACTTTCTGGTGCCGGGTTACCTCCGTGCTTTTCCCCGACGACGGAGGCGAGCTGGGTTATACCACCCTGGAGGACATAACCGAGCGTAAGCAGCTGGAAGCGGGGCACAAGCGCCTTTACGATGCGCAGGAAACGATTCTGCAGCTGGCCGCCCACGATTTGAAAAGCCCGCTGTACAATATTGAAATGGTGGTGGACATCCTGCGCGACAACCCAAGCGTGCGCGGCATTGCCCCACCCTCGGCGCAGCAGGATGTGCAGGAGCTACTGACGCTGATTGAGGCGGCCTGCAAAAAAGCCAATACCCTGCTTAAGGATGTACTTTTCCTGGGGCAGTTGGAGTCGACCCGCTCCGAACGACACCGCACTAACCTCGGGACCTTTCTGGAAGAAAGCCTAGTGGTGTTTCGCGTTACGGCCCGGGAAAAGAAAATTGACCTGATTCTGGAGTGCCCGCCGGAGCCCGTGTACGCCGATATTCACGCCGAAAAGTTTGGCCGCATCCTGGACAACCTGCTTTCCAACGCCTTCAAGTTTACCCCGGCCGGCGGCAAGATTCGCGTCACGCTCCGGCAGCACGAGGGCCGCACCCGCCTCACGGTGCACGACACGGGCCTGGGCATTCCTCAGCACTTGCAGCCCCACGTCTTCGAGAAGTTCACCTCAGCGTCCCGGCCCGGCCTCTACGGCGACACCACGACCGGACTGGGCCTGTTCATTACCAAGCAAATTGTGGAGCTGCACGAAGGCCAGATATGGCTGGAAAGCAAGGAAAACGAGGGCACCACTTTCTTCATTGACCTAGCCTAG
- a CDS encoding response regulator: MQKLSSVLLVDDDPTTNILNERLLKGLGVAEDYLTAHDGAEALQVLDELATRATPVNPVLVLLDVKMPGMDGMTFLESYQGLSLAQQQAVVIVLHTASMQSKDLNRLDELPVAGLVSKPLTKEKVDTILKLHYQRQFPAS, translated from the coding sequence ATGCAAAAACTTTCCAGTGTTCTGCTTGTCGATGATGACCCCACGACCAATATTCTAAATGAACGATTACTCAAAGGGCTGGGCGTAGCAGAGGACTACCTTACTGCCCACGACGGGGCAGAGGCTCTACAAGTGCTGGACGAGCTAGCAACCCGGGCTACACCGGTGAATCCGGTATTGGTGCTGCTCGATGTAAAAATGCCCGGAATGGACGGTATGACTTTTCTGGAGTCGTACCAGGGCTTGTCGCTGGCGCAGCAGCAGGCCGTGGTTATTGTGCTGCACACGGCCTCCATGCAGTCCAAGGACTTGAATCGGCTGGACGAGCTGCCTGTAGCCGGCTTGGTGAGCAAACCCTTGACCAAGGAAAAGGTAGACACGATTCTCAAGCTGCATTACCAGCGCCAGTTCCCGGCTAGCTAA